In Bernardetia litoralis DSM 6794, the genomic window TATTATGCGCTCTAGCGATGATTTTTTGATTATGTACAACAATAGCTCCCACAGGAATCTCTCCAGCATCAAAACTTTTTTGAGCTTCCTTTAAGGCTTCTTGCATAAAAAAATCATGAGAAAAAGATGTTAAAAAATTACTCATTATTGTTTTAAATTACGTAAGTGGTTTTTTTAGATAAAATGATTTTATTTTAACAAAAGTACTATCTTACCAAGTAAACTGTGTATTAAAATTAATCGTTGATTTTTGTTCATTCATCGAAAATAATGATTTGTTTACCGATGCAAACTTGGTGTTTATGTGTTTTGGCATTATTAATGATAAGCATTTTTTTAGTTATTCTAAAAAAAATCCTGTGTAACTTTCATTTCTAGTAAAACGTTGTTATATTTGTCTATATCAATGAATTATTACAAGCTCAGTACACTTCGTACTTCTTTTAAAAGCAATACCCACTATTAAGCCACGTTAAGAAGATGCAAACTAAAACTAATTTAAGCAAAGAAAAAAAGTCTAAGATTAATTCTGGGACTAAATCTACTAATACTTCTACAAACAAAAAGAGAAAAAAAGATTCTCTTCCTTTAGAAGAGTTATTACAAGCTAATGATAGTCAGCTTATTACACTTTACAAATCAGGTGACAATAATGCTTTTGCAGTTTTGTTAAACCGTCATAAAAATAGAATCTTTACTATTCTCATTACAATTGTAAAGGATACTTATATAGCTGAGGATTTGATGCAAGAAGCCTTCATAAAGGTAGTAGATACAATTCGTTTGGGCAAATATAATGAGGAAGGAAAATTTTTACCTTGGCTCTCCCGTATTGCTCACAACTTAGCCATAGATTATTTTAGAAAGCAAAAACGTTATCCGACCATTACCGTAGAAGACGGCAGTACGGTTTTTAATACAATAGAATTTACTCAAAAATCTTCTGAAGAGGCTCATATTGAGCAAGAGATTTGTGAAAATTTAAAAAGACATGTTCGTCAGTTGCCTGATGCTCAAAGAGAAGTATTGATTATGCGTCAGTATTTTAATATGAGTTTTCAAGAAATTGCAGATGCAACACATGTAAGTATAAATACTGCACTAGGAAGAATGCGTTATGCTCTTATCAATCTTAGAAAACTTATGGACGCAAGCGAAGGAATTAACAATGAAGTTAATAAGTCTGCTAACTAAATATATAAGTGATTGAAAGGATTGAATACGAGCTTAAATCAGAACAACTCAAAAAACACAGGTTATTCTATCTATATAAGTGAAAAAGCGTATGAAAAATTCAATCCTATCAAAAATTAGCTCTACATCAAAAAAACAAGAAACTGATTTTCAGTATCTTCAAAATATGGTAGTGCGTTATGTATATCAAGAAACGTCTTTAATAGAAAACTCAAAAGTAGAGTTATTGCTTCAATCGAATGAAGATCTAAATCAGTTTTTTTATGAAATAGTAAATCTTAAAAAACAAATGGATGATTGCCAAACGAGGCGAAAACCATCAAGCCAAATAATAGATAAAATATTGAAGTATTCCAAAAAATAAAATTTCAATTTTTATATTCAAAATATAAATTAAAACCTTTGCTTAGTGGGTAGGCAAAGGTTTTTTTTATGGAAAAGGGCTTATTTTTACATCTAGTTATTTTTATTACAAGTTGTTTAAAAAATAATAACTTTTGTTGGTGTTTTAGCGTAAGGACACCAACAAATACATAATTCTTAAAACACTTCACACTATATATCACAAAAATAAGAATAAACTTTGTTTTGATTTGTACATTGTTATTTTGCTGAGTTGTTTTTGTTAAACCAAAAAAAAAAGTATTAAATTAGCATACCATTTTATCAACATTGAAGCTGTTTAAGAATAGGTAGTTATTTTTTCAAAAAAGAGGTAAAATAGTTATCATTGTAAATCTTCACATTTTGAATTTCTAACTCTTTACCTCTATGTACGTAAATTTATCAAAAAAAACTATCACAGAAAATATTTTACCCTATTTAACTCAATTTAAAAAAGGTCGTAAACCTAAAGTAGCTCTTTGGCGCATTGTTAAAGCTATTATTTATCGTCTTAAAACAGGTACTCAATGGAGAGAATTACCTATCAAACAATTTTTTGGCAGAACTTCAATTAACTGGAATACAGTATATTATCACTATAATAAATGGTCAAAGTTGGAAAATTGGAAGAATTTATGGACACATTATTTATCTAAGAATCGTTCTGATATAGACCTTTCTATTTGTCATTTGGATGGTAGTCATTCACCAGCAAAACAAGGAGGAGAAGGAGTAGCTTATTCAAGCAGAAAAAGATGTAAAACAACAAATTCACTATTTCTGACTGATAAAAATGGAATTCCAGTAGCGATGTCTGTGCCTCAAGGTGGAAATCATCACGATGCTTTTGAACTTGAAAAAAATATGCAAACTATGTTAGTAGATTTGAACAAGGCAAATATTAGACATGAAGGAATTTTTCTTAATGCAGATGCTGCTTTTGATACAAATTCATTTCGTTCTTTTTGCTCGCATATGGATATTGTGGATAACATAGATTTTAATAAAAGAAATCGAAAAGATATTGATAATCAACCATTTAAAGATGAAAAAATGTATGATTTACGTTTTGCAATAGAAAGAACTAATGCTTGGTTAGATGCTTTTAAGGCAATATTGACACGATATGAAACTAAAATCCATACTTGGCAAAGCCTACATTATTTAGCTTTTACTTTGATATTTATCAGAGATAGACAGAAAATAAAACTCAATTCTTAAACAACTTCATTAATACAACCATTATGAATCAAACTTATTTACATGACCAATTATTTTTTTTATATAAAAAATATTCAATACTATTACTATTTATTTTGTTGATAGGATTAGCCATAACTTCTAGTGTACAAGCTCAAACATTGCCTCAACAAATTACCTATCAAGGAAAATTAGTTCAAGATGGAATTCCTTTTTCAGGTTCTACAACTATGATTTTTGAATTGATTAATCCTACTACAAATGCGATTGAATGGACAGAAACTCAAACCATAAATGTACAAGAAGGACTTTATTCTGTTATTTTGGGTTCTCAAACGCCATTTACGCCTAATTTTTTCTCTCAAAATCCATCTTTAGGTTTGCAAGTTAGTGTTAATGGAAATGCACTTACATCTATTACTGTTTTGCATGCTGTTCCCTATGCACATGCAGCAGGTTCAGTGATTGATAATTCTATCTCTTCTGTAAAAATTATAGATGGAACAATTCAAACAATAGATATAGCAAGTGGAGGACAAAATAAAATGTTAGTTACTGATGCAAATGGACGAGTAGTTTGGGTGGACAGAACGGCTGGTTCGCTTCTCACAGGAACAGCAGGAGGAGATTTGACAGGAACATATCCAAATCCGACTATTGCCAATAATGCAATTACACCAATTAAAATAGAACCTTCCTCTTTTCCAAATCAAGTTTTATCTACCGATGCAAGTGGTATCGTAACTTGGCAAAATGCTAATTCATCAATTAATATGACAAATAGTAATGTTGTTCCTCGTTGGAATGGAACTGAATTAATTGATGGCTCTATTACAGATGATGGAAGTGATGTAAATATATCAAATTTATCTGTATCAACAAATTTGGAATTAGGAGGGTTTGAGGTAAATACAATTACTACAAGTGGTCTGGGAGTAATAACTCCTTTTTCAGATAATGCTTTAGTGAGTGAACTGGCAATGACAAACTATGTAACAGCTCAGCTTAGTGGAGCTGGAAATGGAATTGATATAAGTTCTAATCAAATAAATTTAGGAAGTTTTACAGGTAATGTAGGTATTTCTGCTAATAATAATAACTACTCTCTAACAAATATAGAAAATTATGGGCTTTCATTAAATTCTTCTGGAGCTTATACTTTATTAGCAGGAGTAAATAGTACTTTTTCTTTATCAGATGCAGGTATTGGATTTGCAAATAATAATGGTATTTCATTTACTACACCAAGTGTGTTTTTTTCAGATGATATAACATTAACAAATCAATTATTATTACAAAATGCTACTCCTATTTATTATAATGGAGGTACTAATTTTACTCAATTAGGTTTTATAATGCCTACTGCAAATAATACTATTAATTTTCCTGATGCTTCAGGAACTGTTGCTTTGCTTTCTGATATTTCATCTTCTCTTTCTTTTGAGAATGGTATTCAAGTTTTATCTTCGACGAATGTTGGATTAGGTGGAACACTAACAGAAGATACAAGTATTGATGGAGATGGAAATGAATTTGAATTAAGTAATATTAGTTTAATTGCTTTCGAAGCAAATTTTGATATAAATATTGATGCTGCTAATGATATTGACATTGAAGCTGGTAATGATATGGGTATAGATGCTGCTAATGATATTGACATTGAAGCTGGTAATGATGTGAATATTAAAGCTAATAATAGTATGAATATTACTGGTGATGGAGGTCTCAAAATGCAACCTTTAGGAGGAAATGTAGAAGTAGGAAATGCTGGTTCTCTTGATTCTGAGTTATTACTCAATGGTTTTCTTACTTTGCCTGACTTGTTTTCTTTTTCAGCTTCTCCCAATAATCTTTATAGAAGTGGTACAGATTTGTTTTGGGGTGGTATAAACCTTTCTGCTGGTAGTTCTTCTCCTTGGATTTCTAATGCTGGGTACATCAACTATGGAGGAGCAGGAGCAGGAACAGTAGGTATAGGAGATTTTTCTACTGCACCTCAAGCAGATTTACACATTAAAAGAGTAGGAACTGGTACTCCTGCTAATATAAAACTCACTACGTTAGATAATACAGCAGCTCCTAATTTTAAAGGAAGCTCTATTATGTTACAGAGTGCTAGAGAGGTAAGTGGTTCTTTAGACATTTTACAAAACGACGATATGATTGGAGAGCTTGTATTTAATGGGTATAGTGAGGGTATTTCACTACCTTTTTTTAAAAATACTGGTAAAATAGATATGGTTACAACCTCCAACACTTCCTCTGGATTAGAAGCTGATATGCGTTTCATAGTTGATGGAACTGAACATATGAGAATACAAAATGATGGAACTGTGAATATTGGAACTCCAACTATTCCTTTAGCAAAAATAAATGTACAGGATAATTCAGCAAGTGTTGTAGCTTATTTTAATAGAGGAGGAACAGGAGGAACTACCGATCCAGTAGTACTTATCAATGAGAATAACAATGATGCTACAGCCAATACGTTACGAATAAATGGAGGAAATAGTAGCAGTGCAGCTTTAGGGGTAAATGGAAAAATAAGAGCAGGAGCAATAAATTCTATTCCTGCAAGTTCAGCTACATTTGATTTACAATCTACTCTAGCATCATCAACTCCTTTCTCACCATTTTTTATACTTAGAGATGATGGAGGTCGTCCTGTTTTTGAAACTTTTACAAACGGAGATGTACGTATGGCTGGAGGAGCTAATCCAAATCAAGCTGTAGTAACTATTGGTGATTTCAATATTCCAAATCAAGTAGTAACTTCAACTGAATATGATAGAATTGTAACTTCTAATGTTCTTAGTGGAGGAGCAAGTCCTGATGTAAGCGATTTAAGAACTTTCAGACTTCTAGTAGATGGGGCAGCCGCTTTTAATGGTGATATTGTGGCAGGAACATTCAGTTTAACTTCAGATAAAAGATTTAAGAAAAATATTACTCCTTTGCATGAAAATACCACAATGATTCAAAAATTAAGAGGTGTAAATTATTTTTGGCGTACAGAAGAATTTGAAGGCAAAAATTTCTCTGATAAGAAACAATTTGGTTTAATAGCGCAAGAAGTATATGAAGTTTTTCCTGAACTTATCAATACAAGTCCTGATGGATATTTATCTGTAAACTACATAGGTCTTGTTCCTGTCTTGATAGAAGCAACTAAAGAACAACAAATTATCATAGACAATCAAAAAGAGGAAATAAATACACAAAAAACAGAACTTAAAAATCTCAAAAAACAGATTTCAGATTTGAAAGAAATTGTGGCTAGTCTGCAAGAAAATGAAAATATCAGCTCTGCTTTAGCTCAAAAAGTAGAAGCATTAGAGAAGCAACTTATTGCTTTGGTAGAATCTTTATCAAACAAAACAGAAACTACACAAACAGCTTCTCTGAAAGAAGAATAGTAGCTTATGTAACTCATTCTTTAGAATGAGAAAGCAAAAAACAAGTCAAATATATTGGCTTGTTTTTTTTTGTTCAAAATAAAAAAATCAATAAACCATCATTCCCAAAATCCCAACAAGCATCATAATTTTGCAAAACAAACTCAATTTTTTATAAGGTTTGTTAGAAGAATGAAATTGTTTGTTATTCAATAAAAAAAGAAATATTCCTACCAAAATAATCATTACCATTTTATGAACTGAATTTAAAATAGTATTTGTAGAAATAAATACAGAAATCAGAATTGATAAAATAAGAAGAATTGATAAAAAATTGAGAAATAAAATGCTATTTCTTTTACCTAAATGAATCACAGAAGTAAAACTATTCTGAGAACTATCTCCTTCCAAATCCTCAAAATCTTTAATAAATTCTCTCAACATAGAAAGCAAAAAAGCCCAAATTGCAAAACAGTAAAGAATAGAAGAATCAAAAGAAGCAAGAAAACCAACCAAAATAATTGAAAAACTAGTCAGAAAAGAAACCAGAATAGGTTTCAAAATACCTATTTTTTTACTGTATTTAGCATAAAAAATAAGTAAGGCAATACTAAGAAAAACATAAATGCCAATTTGTAGAGAAATTAAGAAACTTAAAAATAAAGCAATTCCAAAAAATAGAATACTCAAAAAGCATAAGAAAGAAAGATTTTTTTCTGTAAAAAGACCACGCTTAGGAGAATTAATTAAATCTATTTTTCTATCAAAAATATTATTCAAAATATAACCTGCTGCGGCACTCAAAACGGTAGCCAAAACAAAAAAATAAAAATCAGTACAATTATTTTTTATAATTATTTTAAATAATTTTGAAATACAAAGTGGGTTGTCTAATAAAAAAACACTTGTTAGTGTTTGGGTAAGAATAATAATAAATAAATTGAGAGGACGTAAAGATGAAACTAAACTAATACTAAAATGAACTAACAAGCTAAAAAGTGATTTCATAAGTTATGAATATTTGAAACTTGTGAGGGAAGCAAAACTTCCCCCTCAAGGCTTTCAACCAGCTATGAAAAAGCTTAGAAATTTTCTTATACCAAGTACAAGTATATTTCTATTACCAAATGTATGATTTGATACTGATAATTGCAAGCAATTTCTTAAAAATTGGTTAAAAAAATGAAATTATTTTCTATTTTACTATTTATGAGCTTTTATTCTTTCAAAAAACGCTTTTTTTATAACTTTATTAGTAATCAGTAATAAAACTTTTTTGAGTAAGTTCTTGTCGGTTTTATGCCATATTTTAAATATTTTAGAAATAGATAGAATTAAATAGCTACATTTTTTTCTTTTGTATCTGTTAAATTTATTGCTTCAACACTTTTTATTTCTGGTACATGACTCAAAATTGCTTGTTCAATACCTGTTTTTAGTGTAATAGGAGAAATAGAACAAGAGCCACATGCGCCAATCATTTCTACTTTTACTATTCCATCTTCTGTAATTTCTATCACTTTTACATCGCCTCCGTCTGCTTTTAGATAAGGACGAACTGTTTCTAGGGCTGCTTCTACTTTTTCTTCTAAACTCATAATTATTTTATTTTATGGAATGTTTTATAATAATTGGGGGAATAACTTGTACTCAAATATAATCAATTTTCTTAATATAATTCTTTAGAGTGCATTAGTTTTACACTCTAAAGAATTTATTATTTATTACTAACGTAAAGAAACTGCTTCAGTTGGGTTTTGCTCTGCATTTCTTAGAGCGACACTTTGTGCTAGTTTTTGGGCAATTTCTTTGAATGTTTCTGTAACTGCATGATGCTGATTTTTTAGAGTTTCGATATTTTCAGCATTTCCACTATATTCGCTTTGTGCAGTAATTGGAGTTCCACTATCGCCAGCTTCACGAATAGCTTGCACCAAAGGAACTTCACCTAAAAATGGAACATCATTGCGTTTTGCTAATATTTTGCCTCCATTTTGTCCAAATAAATAATACTTATTTTCAGGAAGTTCGGCAGGTGTAAAATATGCCATATTTTCTATAACTCCCAAAATAGGAACATTAATTTTGGGTTGAGTAAACATAGAAACTCCTTTTTGCACATCTTCTAAAGCTACTTTTTGGGGAGTTGTTACGATTACTGCACCTGTTACTGGAACGGTCTGAACCAAAGTAAGATGAATATCACTTGTTCCAGGAGGAAGGTCAATAAACAAATAATCTAATTCGCCCCAATCTGTATCTACCAAAAACTGACGAAATGCAGAGCTTGCCATAGGCCCACGCCAAACAATCGCATCATCAGGAGGTGCAAGAAAACCAATAGAAAGGATTTTTACATCATATTTTTCAAAAGGAAGAATAATATAACGGTCGCCTTCTTGACGAACCCCTGGGCGTGCCGATTCACAATCAAACATTGTCGGAATAGAAGGGCCAAAAATATCGGCATCTATCAAACCCACTTTTGCACCTGTTTGAGCAAGTGCAACAGCTAGGTTTGAAGCTACTGTAGATTTACCTACACCACCTTTTCCAGAGGCAACAGCGATAATATTTTTTACTTCAGGAAGTATTTTTCCTGTTCGTACAGTTGTTACATTTGAAGTCATTGTAATCTGACAACGAACTGACTCATTATATTTTTCGTGAATTGCTTTTTCACAATTATTGCGAATAAGCTCTTTTAAAGGACAAGCTGGAGTAGTCAAAACAACTGTAAAATGTACTGTTGTTTTGCTTACTTCTTGCTCAATTGATATGTTTTTTATCATTCCTAAGGTAACCAAATCTTTTTTCAAATCTGGGTCTTCTACCGTAGAAAGAGCTTCCAAAATACCTTCTTTTGTAATTTGTATAGACATTATATATTTTTTGTAAATCTTTTTTTAGCTGTTAAATAATCAATTACAAAAGTACAAAATAGGAGGGTAAATTCCTTATTTGAATATATAGAAATGGTTTCTTAGAAAAAATGTGTTTTTTTTCTACAACTAATTATAATTTCAATTTTGCTTTACAATTTCAATTTCATCTTCAGTCAATCCATATAATTCAAAAACCAACTTATCTATCTCATTATCAGTAGCTTGTATTTGATTATAAAGAGCCAAAACTTCTTTTTTATTTGCTTCAAAATAATCTTGCCATTCTTCTTGTTTGAAAAGGGAAAGCGTTATTTTTTTCTTTTCTAATTCTTTCAAAAATCCCTTAAAATCAAGTTCATAGAAATTCTCTAATTTCTTAGGTAATTTTTTTAAATCAAAATTATTTGATAAACTACTCAAAAAACGACCTTTTTTAGTGGAAAAATTTGCATTTAGAGAAAGCATTTTATCAACCAAAGTAATTATTTTTTGTGTTTGTATTTCAGTTGGTTTTGGTATAGGAAGACTAGATAAATTACCTAGACTTATTTTAGCAAAAACTTTTCCCTTTACATCATGTTTGATTCTGTATATTTTAGTTGCTAGACTTGAGTTTAAAATGGCTAATACATATTTTAATGGAAATAATTCGTTCTTTGCATAAATTCCATGTACTAGAGTATCAAAGTAAAACTCTGAATTATCTAGGGAAGCAATCAAAGAATCTCCTGTTTTTCTTACTACTATTTTTTTACTTTCAAATAACTCAGCAGAACGTAAAGCATAATCAATTCGATTTTGCTTATTCATTCCAGATTTACTTTTTGTATCCTCTAAAGATATTGTTTCATCTATATTTTCATCATAATTAACAAAACTACCTGACCAATCTATTGAATATTTTGAAATATCTTTTCCCCAAATAATTTTTTTATAAGCATCAGATAATTTTTCATTTGAAATTAAGATGTGTTTTATATTTCCAGTATTTAACCCATTTTTCAACTCATAATAATCTTTTATTTTGGACATTTTAGCTAATTTTTTTATCAACTCATAAGCTCCAGAAGAATGAACTGATATTTCGTACTTTGAACGGTTAAGGAAAAAACTAGCTTCTACTTCATTTTTAAAAACATTAGTTTGAGTAACAAAGTCAAGAATATTATTACTAGCAACTAATTTTATTTTATTTTTTGGATTTATATCTTTTTTAATGGTAAAACTTAATAGTAAACTTCCTCCAACTTCGGCATCTTCAAAAACTTTTTCTGTAATGGTAGAAATTTCATTTACTTGTGTATTTTTCAATAACTCATATCTAATTTTATCATAAAAAGAATTAAATAATAAAGATTTAGGCAGTATAAAAAATACAATTCCTCGTTCTAATATTTGAATCATTCTTTCTACAAATAATATGTATAGATTAATTTTATAACTAGTTAGTGGAAAATTTTCATTGTAATGTTTTTTTAATTTTTTATCTACAAAAATTCCATATGGAGGATTCCCAATAACCACATCAAAGCCTTTGTTTTTACCTTTAAAAATGGTAGGAAATTCTTTTTGCCAATTGAATGCTTTTTCTCCTGCAATTTCTTTGTCATCAATAAGTGAGTTTCCACATTTTATATTGTCGTTGAGTGTGGTAAGTTTTCTTCCTCGTTGTGCTGTTCTTAACCAAAGTGATAGTTTTGCAATTTCTACGGATTCTTCATTAATATCTACTCCAAATATATTTTTTGCTAATATTTTATTTTCTAATTCTATATCAATTTGAGCCGTTCCGATTAGTTTCAATTCTAATTCATAAAGATAATGATGTTCTGTTATTAGAAATTCTAATGCTTGATTTAGAAATGCACCACTTCCACAAGCTGGGTCGCAGATAGTGATTTCTAAAAGCCAATTTCTATAATTTTCTATTTTATCTTTTATTGCTTGGCTTATTTTTTTGTTGCTGATTGGCTTTCCATTTTCTATTTCATAGTTTTTTTCTAATGATTCTTCTGAAAGACCTAATTCTTGTTTTTGGCTTTGACATAATTTTCCAACTGCATTATCTACAATATATTTTGTGATGTATTTTGGTGTATAAAAAACGCCATCTTTTTTTCTTCTTGTGGTTTGTTTTTCAAGTTCTTTTCCTTCTATTTCGGCGTGTATTTCCTCAAACTCATTCATAGAATGTTCGAAAATATGCCCCAAAATATTTACACTTACCTCACTATCAAAGTCATAGGTGCTTATTTTTTGTGTATGACGAGCCAAAAGGGCATCATCAATTTTCAGAGTATCTAATAGTTTATCTGTCTGAAAAAGACCACCATTATAAGGGAAAATATCATGTTTTATATTTTTCTTGCCCTTATAAAGATAATTAAAATAGAGTTTATATTTTTCATACAAAGGCATTTTTATATCATGTATTTCTGCCAAATCTCGCCATTCCTCAATAATGGTTTCATTGAGATTTGGAGGAAGTAATAATTTGTCTTCAGCAAAGAAAATAAATAAAAAACGGTCTAGTAGTTTTTGAGTTTTTTTGAAAAGAGTTAGTTTATCGTACTTTGGATTTAGTGTTTGAATATTCTGAAAAACATCATTTCTAAATTCAGAATAATCTTTATAAAGTGTTTTTGTGATATTTTCTTCTTTATTTAACGATTCTTCTTTTGCTTGTTTTGGTTTGTCATCACGCAACAGAGTTTCGAAAGAAAGACAAAAATAAAGAATTTCAAAATGCTCTCTAGTAAGCGTAAAGAGATTAAATTCTTCAAAATCAACAGCATTATCAATATAAAAACGCAACTTTTCAAAGTTTGAAATAATTACATAGCTACAATTAGGCTGATTATTTTTGTATCCAAATGCCTGAGTTTCTACTTTTGAAAGGTCTGTTGTATCCATTCCTTTCAGCTCAATAACAGCAAAAGCATTTCCTCTACGAAGCAATGCGCCATCTGTTTTTTTAGCATTTTTGATGTTTTTAAGTTCAGTGGTAAGATTGAAAGAGATATTTGGATTTTTGACATATCCAAAAACCTCCACAAACAAATCGTTCAAAAATCCTTCTTGATATTGTTCTTCTTTCGAAGCTCTAATATTTTCTTGAATAATTGGATTATGAAAATGTGCTACAAATTTTTGCCACGCTATTTCTAGTTTGTCTTTAGGTAAAAATTTGAGATGATTTTTGAGAACTGAATATTGAAATAAACCCATTTTTTATGTAGATATTTAAACCCTAAGAGTCTTTGAAAGCTCTTAGGGTTTGATGTTTAGAGTAGATAAAATTAGTTTATTTTAATCAGTATTCAAAATAAAACTAAATCCTACTCAAAGCCATTTCAGAAATTGTTTTTCCAATAGAAAGCGAAGAAGTTGCTGCTGGCGAAGGCGCATTGACAACATTAATAACGCCTTGTTTTTCCAAAATCTTAAAATCATCTAAAAGCCCTCCATCTTTATCACAGGCTTGCGCTCTTACACCTGCATTGGCTGTAATCAAATCTTGTTTTTGTACTTCAGGAATTAGCTCTTGTAATGCTTTTGTAAAGGCATCTTTTGAATACGAACGATGAATTTCTCCAAATCCTGTCTTCCAATATTTGAGAGCAACCTTTTGGAACCCTCTGAAAGTCAAAGTTTCTAAAAGCTCTGGAATTGAAATATCTGTTTTTTTGTAACCTTCACGTTTGTAAGCCAGAACAGCATTTGGACCTGCTTCTACTTCTCCATTTATCATGCGTGTAAAATGTACACCCAGAAACGGAAAATTTGAATCTGGAACAGGATAAATTAAATTTTTGACTAGATGTTTTTTCTCTGGAACGAGTTTGTAATATTCGCCTCTAAACGGAATTATTTTGATAGGCGCATCTGGCATTGTCATTTTGGTAACTTTATCCGAATACAAGCCAGCACAGTTTACAACTAAACTTGTTTGATATTCTGAATTTGAAGTAATTACTTTTGCAAAAGTAGAGTTTCCATTTTTTTCGTCATTGAGCTTTATATCTTCTACCTTTTCAGAGAGATGGATATATCCCCCAAGTTTTTCTATTTTTTGTGCTAGTTTCTGGCAAACCGTTTTGTAATCAATAATTCCTGTTTGTGGAACAAAAATCCCTGCTACTCCTTTTACATGGGGTTCATAATCAGCAATTTCTTCTTTTTTTATATTTATCATTCCTGTCAGACCATTTTCTAATCCTCTATCATAAATGGTTTTTAATGCTGGCAGCTCTTCATTTTTTGTAGCAACGATAATTTTACCACATTTATCAAAAGCTATATTTTCTTTCTCACAAAAATCTAAAAGCATTCCATAGCCACGAATACAATTTGTAGCCTTCAAACTTTTGGGTTTGTAGTAAATTCCCGAATGAATAACACCACTATTATTTCCTGTTTGGTGTTTTGCAATAGCATTTTCTTTTTCTATCAAAAGAAGTTTCAAGGAAGGACGAGCCAAAAGAAGCTGATAA contains:
- a CDS encoding geranylgeranylglycerol-phosphate geranylgeranyltransferase, which encodes MKSLFSLLVHFSISLVSSLRPLNLFIIILTQTLTSVFLLDNPLCISKLFKIIIKNNCTDFYFFVLATVLSAAAGYILNNIFDRKIDLINSPKRGLFTEKNLSFLCFLSILFFGIALFLSFLISLQIGIYVFLSIALLIFYAKYSKKIGILKPILVSFLTSFSIILVGFLASFDSSILYCFAIWAFLLSMLREFIKDFEDLEGDSSQNSFTSVIHLGKRNSILFLNFLSILLILSILISVFISTNTILNSVHKMVMIILVGIFLFLLNNKQFHSSNKPYKKLSLFCKIMMLVGILGMMVY
- a CDS encoding NifU family protein → MSLEEKVEAALETVRPYLKADGGDVKVIEITEDGIVKVEMIGACGSCSISPITLKTGIEQAILSHVPEIKSVEAINLTDTKEKNVAI
- a CDS encoding IS5 family transposase; translation: MYVNLSKKTITENILPYLTQFKKGRKPKVALWRIVKAIIYRLKTGTQWRELPIKQFFGRTSINWNTVYYHYNKWSKLENWKNLWTHYLSKNRSDIDLSICHLDGSHSPAKQGGEGVAYSSRKRCKTTNSLFLTDKNGIPVAMSVPQGGNHHDAFELEKNMQTMLVDLNKANIRHEGIFLNADAAFDTNSFRSFCSHMDIVDNIDFNKRNRKDIDNQPFKDEKMYDLRFAIERTNAWLDAFKAILTRYETKIHTWQSLHYLAFTLIFIRDRQKIKLNS
- a CDS encoding tail fiber domain-containing protein, whose product is MNQTYLHDQLFFLYKKYSILLLFILLIGLAITSSVQAQTLPQQITYQGKLVQDGIPFSGSTTMIFELINPTTNAIEWTETQTINVQEGLYSVILGSQTPFTPNFFSQNPSLGLQVSVNGNALTSITVLHAVPYAHAAGSVIDNSISSVKIIDGTIQTIDIASGGQNKMLVTDANGRVVWVDRTAGSLLTGTAGGDLTGTYPNPTIANNAITPIKIEPSSFPNQVLSTDASGIVTWQNANSSINMTNSNVVPRWNGTELIDGSITDDGSDVNISNLSVSTNLELGGFEVNTITTSGLGVITPFSDNALVSELAMTNYVTAQLSGAGNGIDISSNQINLGSFTGNVGISANNNNYSLTNIENYGLSLNSSGAYTLLAGVNSTFSLSDAGIGFANNNGISFTTPSVFFSDDITLTNQLLLQNATPIYYNGGTNFTQLGFIMPTANNTINFPDASGTVALLSDISSSLSFENGIQVLSSTNVGLGGTLTEDTSIDGDGNEFELSNISLIAFEANFDINIDAANDIDIEAGNDMGIDAANDIDIEAGNDVNIKANNSMNITGDGGLKMQPLGGNVEVGNAGSLDSELLLNGFLTLPDLFSFSASPNNLYRSGTDLFWGGINLSAGSSSPWISNAGYINYGGAGAGTVGIGDFSTAPQADLHIKRVGTGTPANIKLTTLDNTAAPNFKGSSIMLQSAREVSGSLDILQNDDMIGELVFNGYSEGISLPFFKNTGKIDMVTTSNTSSGLEADMRFIVDGTEHMRIQNDGTVNIGTPTIPLAKINVQDNSASVVAYFNRGGTGGTTDPVVLINENNNDATANTLRINGGNSSSAALGVNGKIRAGAINSIPASSATFDLQSTLASSTPFSPFFILRDDGGRPVFETFTNGDVRMAGGANPNQAVVTIGDFNIPNQVVTSTEYDRIVTSNVLSGGASPDVSDLRTFRLLVDGAAAFNGDIVAGTFSLTSDKRFKKNITPLHENTTMIQKLRGVNYFWRTEEFEGKNFSDKKQFGLIAQEVYEVFPELINTSPDGYLSVNYIGLVPVLIEATKEQQIIIDNQKEEINTQKTELKNLKKQISDLKEIVASLQENENISSALAQKVEALEKQLIALVESLSNKTETTQTASLKEE
- a CDS encoding RNA polymerase sigma factor, which codes for MQTKTNLSKEKKSKINSGTKSTNTSTNKKRKKDSLPLEELLQANDSQLITLYKSGDNNAFAVLLNRHKNRIFTILITIVKDTYIAEDLMQEAFIKVVDTIRLGKYNEEGKFLPWLSRIAHNLAIDYFRKQKRYPTITVEDGSTVFNTIEFTQKSSEEAHIEQEICENLKRHVRQLPDAQREVLIMRQYFNMSFQEIADATHVSINTALGRMRYALINLRKLMDASEGINNEVNKSAN